The Seriola aureovittata isolate HTS-2021-v1 ecotype China chromosome 3, ASM2101889v1, whole genome shotgun sequence genome includes a region encoding these proteins:
- the LOC130166616 gene encoding uncharacterized protein LOC130166616, with amino-acid sequence MPQTDMNFEGRRRGTLCNTCRANGLVNGQAPGTGLVNGAAAHNGYRATATRISESTPAGTPNGTKPQCMVNGYINHGHKGKRTKAALPRTLGKQGSAISAVTYPSAAGRVIRRDSPRCISVNGAASLDTVAVPNNSGQMAPERSAPSPAAKNQRRKKKFRHKKRETEVVCPENSTLPLVPPQEEEDWENEVQEITVTDWEKLCFGVQPYGPEDVLHFSLRDLTLKQTDRVALLVRANYSPAARHPRPVKWTCYNIPTEPDQFADADE; translated from the exons ATGCCTCAGACTGATATGAACTTCGagggcagaagaagaggaacacTTTGCAACACCTGTAGAGCAAATGGTCTGGTCAACGGTCAGGCCCCAGGCACAGGTTTGGTTAATGGAGCTGCTGCTCATAATGGCTACCGAGCTACTGCCACCAGAATCAGTGAGAGCACGCCAGCTGGCACACCAAATGGTACCAAACCACAATGCATGGTTAATGGCTATATTAACCACGGGCACAAAGGCAAGCGTACAAAAGCAGCGCTCCCAAGGACACTCGGGAAACAAGGAAGTGCGATTTCAGCTGTGACTTATCCCTCAGCAGCTGGCAGGGTCATCAGGAGAGACAGTCCACGTTGTATCTCAGTCAATGGGGCTGCCAGTCTAGACACTGTTGCTGTGCCCAATAATTCTGGCCAAATGGCACCAGAGAGATCCGCCCCGTCACCAGCAGCGAAGAAccagagaaggaagaagaaattCAGACATAAGAAGAG AGAGACTGAAGTCGTCTGTCCGGAGAACTCTACGCTGCCGTTGGTGCCAccacaagaggaggaagactgGGAGAATGAGGTCCAAGAGATCACAGTCACTGACTGGGAAAAGCTGTGTTTTGGGGTCCAACCAtatg GTCCAGAAGATGTGCTCCATTTTTCTTTACGGGATTTGACACTTAAGCAAACGGATAGAGTTGCCCTGCTGGTAAGAGCCAATTACAGCCCAGCCGCACGCCACCCACGTCCTGTCAAATGGACCTGCTACAACATTCCCACTGAGCCAGACCAGTTCGCAGATGCTGACGAGTAA